One genomic region from Streptomyces sp. NBC_00582 encodes:
- a CDS encoding thiolase domain-containing protein — MSKEPVAVVGIGQTKHVAARRDVSIAGLVREAAGRALADAELTWADIDAVVIGKAPDFFEGVMMPELYLADALGAVGKPMLRVHTAGSVGGSTALVAANLVAARVHGTVLTLAFEKQSESNAMWGLSLPIPFQQPLLAGAGGFFAPHVRAYMRRSGAPDTVGSLVAYKDRRNALKNPYAHLHEHDITLEKVQASPMLWDPIRYSETCPSSDGACAMVLTDRAGAARSPRPPAWMLGGAMRSEPTLFAGKDAVSPQAGKDCAADVYRQAGIGDPRRDIDAVEMYVPFSWYEPMWLENLGFAAEGEGWKLTESGVTELDGDLPVNMSGGVLSTNPIGASGMIRFAEAALQVRGQAGEHQVERARKVLGHAYGGGSQFFSMWLVGARPPES, encoded by the coding sequence ATGAGCAAGGAGCCCGTGGCCGTCGTCGGGATCGGCCAGACCAAGCACGTGGCGGCCCGCCGGGACGTCTCCATCGCCGGACTCGTCCGCGAGGCCGCCGGACGCGCCCTCGCCGACGCCGAGTTGACGTGGGCGGACATCGACGCCGTGGTCATCGGCAAGGCGCCCGACTTCTTCGAGGGCGTGATGATGCCCGAGCTGTACCTCGCCGACGCGCTCGGCGCGGTCGGCAAACCGATGCTGCGCGTGCACACGGCGGGCAGCGTCGGCGGCTCGACGGCACTGGTCGCGGCCAACCTGGTGGCCGCCCGTGTCCACGGCACGGTCCTGACCCTCGCCTTCGAAAAACAGTCCGAGTCCAACGCCATGTGGGGCCTGTCCCTGCCGATCCCGTTCCAGCAGCCGCTGCTGGCCGGGGCGGGCGGCTTCTTCGCCCCCCATGTGCGCGCCTACATGCGGCGCAGCGGCGCGCCCGACACCGTCGGCTCCCTGGTGGCGTACAAGGACCGGCGCAACGCGCTGAAGAACCCGTACGCCCATCTCCACGAACACGACATCACCCTGGAGAAGGTCCAGGCCTCGCCGATGCTGTGGGACCCGATCCGCTACTCCGAGACCTGCCCCTCCTCCGACGGGGCGTGCGCGATGGTCCTCACCGACCGTGCGGGCGCGGCCCGTTCGCCCCGGCCGCCGGCCTGGATGCTGGGCGGCGCCATGCGCAGCGAGCCCACCCTCTTCGCGGGCAAGGACGCCGTCTCCCCGCAGGCCGGCAAGGACTGCGCGGCCGACGTCTACCGTCAGGCCGGCATCGGCGACCCGCGCCGCGACATCGACGCCGTCGAGATGTACGTGCCGTTCTCCTGGTACGAGCCCATGTGGCTGGAGAACCTCGGCTTCGCCGCCGAGGGCGAGGGCTGGAAGCTCACCGAGTCCGGCGTCACCGAGCTCGACGGCGACCTGCCCGTCAACATGTCGGGCGGGGTCCTGTCCACCAACCCCATCGGCGCCTCCGGCATGATCCGCTTCGCGGAGGCCGCCCTCCAGGTGCGCGGCCAGGCCGGGGAACACCAGGTGGAGCGGGCCCGCAAGGTGCTCGGACACGCCTACGGCGGCGGTTCGCAGTTCTTCTCCATGTGGCTCGTGGGAGCGCGGCCACCCGAGTCCTGA
- a CDS encoding DUF397 domain-containing protein yields MAESTIQQQPLTGWDKPELDLSSAEWQSSSRGRGDVQIAFVEGFIAMRNSDRPESPSLIFTPAEWGAFVSGAREGEFDLT; encoded by the coding sequence GTGGCCGAGAGCACCATCCAGCAGCAGCCGCTCACGGGCTGGGACAAGCCGGAGCTGGACCTCAGCAGCGCCGAGTGGCAGTCCAGCAGCCGGGGGCGGGGGGATGTCCAGATCGCCTTCGTCGAGGGATTCATCGCGATGCGCAACAGCGACCGACCCGAGAGTCCCTCCCTGATCTTCACCCCCGCGGAGTGGGGCGCGTTCGTCTCGGGCGCCCGGGAGGGGGAGTTCGACCTGACGTAG
- a CDS encoding universal stress protein, protein MSTLPVVAAVDGSDDSLRALDWAADAARRRAAPLRVAHVRHHSAWAPPGAPVLVPLPPQDDPVLTDARARLAGAEEPPEIAYTGLDGAPGALLPELGAEAQLLVLGSRGRGGFASLLLGSNGLAAARDAECPVVIVPRPGRTVDVTLPTEPGPRVVVGLKTDGPDDAALDFAFTEAALRDARLQVLAAYPWPIQSWLAPGDLPITVYDQDAIEHETRTLADGFLAPHRERHPGVRVDAAPVPGDAAGLLVGASRDAELVVIGRHRRRLLAPARMLGSVTQAVLLHAAGPVAVVPPAPAED, encoded by the coding sequence ATGAGCACCCTGCCGGTCGTCGCGGCGGTCGACGGTTCCGACGACAGTCTGCGCGCCCTCGACTGGGCCGCCGACGCGGCCCGCCGCCGGGCGGCGCCCCTTCGCGTGGCGCACGTACGGCACCACTCCGCCTGGGCACCGCCCGGCGCCCCCGTCCTGGTGCCCCTGCCCCCGCAGGACGACCCGGTCCTCACCGACGCCCGGGCCCGTCTGGCAGGGGCCGAGGAGCCGCCGGAGATCGCGTACACCGGCCTCGACGGCGCCCCCGGCGCCCTGCTGCCCGAACTCGGCGCCGAGGCCCAGCTGCTGGTCCTCGGCTCACGGGGCCGCGGCGGCTTCGCCAGCCTGCTGCTCGGCTCCAACGGGCTGGCCGCGGCCCGCGACGCCGAATGCCCCGTCGTGATCGTGCCCCGCCCGGGCCGCACCGTCGACGTCACCCTGCCCACCGAACCCGGGCCCCGGGTCGTCGTCGGCCTCAAGACCGACGGCCCCGACGACGCCGCCCTCGACTTCGCCTTCACCGAGGCGGCCCTGCGCGACGCCCGCCTGCAGGTGCTCGCCGCCTACCCCTGGCCGATCCAGAGCTGGCTCGCCCCCGGCGATCTGCCGATCACCGTCTACGACCAGGACGCCATCGAGCACGAGACCCGCACCCTCGCCGACGGCTTCCTCGCCCCGCACCGCGAGCGGCATCCCGGCGTCCGGGTGGACGCCGCACCCGTCCCCGGCGACGCGGCCGGACTCCTCGTCGGCGCCTCCCGGGACGCCGAACTCGTCGTGATCGGCCGGCACCGCCGCCGGCTCCTCGCGCCCGCCCGCATGCTCGGCTCCGTCACCCAGGCCGTCCTGCTCCACGCGGCCGGCCCGGTCGCCGTGGTGCCACCGGCCCCCGCCGAGGACTGA
- a CDS encoding CGNR zinc finger domain-containing protein, translating into MEDSPHRDTRLALDLALTVRHDGDGGIADDLADPSGLTAWVRARPDLLPGAHAYRADTDALTAVRELRTAVRTLFAHAVRPGEPSPADAHRLLPLPEALRRLNTAAELTPTVPVLHWTEDTAPVLERRPAQGDAAITALLAQAAITFLTGPDRPRLRACHAPRCVRYFLKDHPRQEWCKPSCGNRARVARHAERHKRTVT; encoded by the coding sequence ATGGAGGACTCCCCCCACCGGGACACCCGGCTCGCCCTCGACCTCGCCCTGACCGTCCGCCACGACGGCGACGGCGGCATCGCCGACGACCTGGCCGACCCGTCCGGCCTCACCGCCTGGGTCCGGGCCCGCCCCGACCTCCTGCCCGGAGCCCACGCCTACCGCGCGGACACCGACGCGCTGACCGCCGTACGCGAACTGCGCACAGCCGTCCGCACCCTCTTCGCCCACGCCGTACGCCCCGGAGAGCCGAGCCCCGCCGACGCGCACCGACTCCTGCCGCTGCCCGAGGCCCTGCGCCGCCTCAACACGGCCGCCGAGCTGACCCCCACCGTCCCCGTCCTGCACTGGACCGAGGACACCGCCCCCGTCCTGGAGCGGCGCCCCGCACAGGGAGACGCCGCGATCACGGCCCTCCTGGCCCAGGCCGCCATCACCTTCCTCACCGGCCCCGACCGCCCCCGCCTGCGCGCCTGCCACGCCCCCCGCTGCGTCCGCTACTTCCTCAAGGACCACCCCCGCCAGGAATGGTGCAAGCCGTCCTGCGGCAACAGAGCCCGGGTGGCCCGCCACGCTGAACGCCACAAAAGGACGGTGACCTGA
- a CDS encoding N-acetylmuramoyl-L-alanine amidase: MPRPVTHPRPPLPVRRAAGAVASAALLLPLLGAAPSAAGTGANGLQRAFASAAARYHVPQSVLLGVSYLQSRWDTHAGAPSVTGGYGPMHLTDARTALATVPHHSEGTEDARGDSARRARHPRVRLPAVDEIPARLRTLPRAAELTGLSTAKLRTDPAANVAGGAALLADAQEYLGEPSSEDPADWYGAVARFSGADDSETAAAYANDVFEVMRSGQRRVIDTGELVSLAAQPDLDPRITQLDRAGLRQGSAEGTECPPGVSCERIPAPYEAFGTDDYGNHDEADRPASSPIRYIVVHDTEGGWEGVINLIQDPTYVSWHYSLRSTDGHIAQHVRVKDVAWHSGNWYVNANSIGLEHEGFLAQPDSWYTEAMYKSSARLVAFLAARYGIPLDRQHILGHDTVPGPTTANVRGMHTDPGPYWDWRHYFELLGKPLDATALAGSGVVTIRPDYAANRPAYVDCGGKGKGCAAHGSSAVRLYSDHDEKSALVQDPVLGGTPTTGVNDLSSRVSTGQQFAVAGTWGDWTAIWYLGRKAWFRNPTARPTAVPSHGVLITPRAGLGSVPVYGRAYPEASAYPAGVPVQPVSALPYTLPKGQRYVAGDRVPGEYLYAGAFDPSTHRVVEGKDLYYEIQYGHRVAFVRAADVTIVPAS; encoded by the coding sequence TTGCCACGACCCGTCACCCACCCCCGACCACCCCTTCCCGTCCGAAGAGCCGCCGGCGCCGTCGCCTCGGCGGCTCTGCTGCTGCCGCTGCTTGGCGCGGCGCCCTCCGCCGCCGGGACCGGGGCGAACGGTCTGCAGCGGGCGTTCGCCTCGGCGGCCGCCCGCTACCACGTGCCGCAGAGCGTGCTGCTGGGCGTCTCCTACCTCCAGTCCCGCTGGGACACCCACGCCGGGGCGCCGAGTGTGACCGGCGGCTACGGTCCGATGCACCTCACGGACGCCCGTACCGCCCTGGCCACCGTCCCTCACCACAGCGAGGGCACGGAGGACGCCCGGGGCGACTCCGCCCGCCGGGCCCGGCATCCCCGGGTGCGGCTGCCGGCCGTGGACGAGATCCCGGCCCGGCTGCGGACCCTCCCGCGGGCCGCGGAGCTGACGGGTCTGAGCACCGCGAAGCTGCGCACGGACCCGGCCGCCAATGTGGCGGGCGGCGCCGCCCTGCTCGCCGACGCCCAGGAGTACCTCGGCGAGCCGTCCAGCGAGGACCCGGCCGACTGGTACGGCGCGGTGGCCCGGTTCTCGGGCGCGGACGACAGCGAGACCGCCGCCGCGTACGCGAACGACGTGTTCGAGGTGATGCGCTCCGGTCAGCGGCGGGTCATCGACACCGGCGAGCTGGTCTCCCTGGCCGCGCAGCCGGACCTCGATCCACGGATCACGCAGCTCGACCGGGCCGGTCTGCGCCAGGGGTCCGCCGAGGGCACCGAGTGTCCGCCGGGGGTGTCCTGCGAGCGGATCCCGGCGCCGTACGAGGCGTTCGGCACGGACGACTACGGCAACCACGACGAGGCCGACCGGCCCGCGTCCTCGCCGATCCGGTACATCGTCGTCCATGACACCGAGGGCGGCTGGGAGGGGGTCATCAACCTGATCCAGGATCCCACCTATGTGTCCTGGCACTACTCGCTGCGCTCCACCGACGGCCACATCGCCCAGCATGTGCGGGTGAAGGACGTGGCCTGGCACTCGGGCAACTGGTACGTCAACGCGAACTCGATCGGCCTGGAGCACGAGGGCTTCCTCGCCCAGCCGGACTCCTGGTACACGGAGGCGATGTACAAGTCGTCGGCGCGGCTGGTGGCGTTCCTCGCGGCGCGGTACGGCATTCCGCTGGACCGGCAGCACATCCTCGGCCATGACACCGTGCCGGGCCCGACCACGGCGAACGTGCGGGGGATGCACACCGACCCCGGCCCGTACTGGGACTGGCGGCACTACTTCGAGCTGCTGGGCAAGCCCCTGGACGCCACGGCGCTCGCGGGCAGCGGTGTGGTGACGATCCGGCCGGACTACGCGGCGAACCGGCCGGCGTACGTGGACTGCGGCGGCAAGGGCAAGGGGTGCGCGGCGCACGGCTCCAGCGCGGTGCGGCTGTACTCCGACCACGACGAGAAGTCGGCGCTGGTCCAGGACCCCGTTCTGGGCGGCACCCCGACGACCGGGGTGAACGACCTGTCCTCGCGGGTCTCCACCGGCCAGCAGTTCGCGGTGGCGGGCACCTGGGGCGACTGGACGGCCATCTGGTACCTGGGCCGCAAGGCGTGGTTCAGGAATCCCACCGCCCGGCCGACGGCGGTGCCCTCCCACGGGGTGCTGATCACACCGCGGGCGGGCCTGGGGAGCGTTCCGGTGTACGGGCGCGCCTACCCCGAGGCGTCGGCCTATCCGGCGGGGGTCCCGGTCCAACCGGTCTCCGCGCTGCCGTACACCCTGCCGAAGGGCCAGCGGTACGTGGCCGGGGACAGGGTGCCCGGGGAGTACCTCTACGCGGGCGCCTTCGACCCCAGCACGCATCGGGTGGTCGAGGGCAAGGACCTGTACTACGAGATCCAGTACGGCCACCGGGTGGCGTTCGTCCGCGCGGCGGACGTGACGATCGTCCCGGCGTCCTGA
- a CDS encoding aminoglycoside phosphotransferase family protein, translating into MYAASSSVSAPPRSLHPRPGGGGPYLAPQRTAAPVLGAGGVRRPAGLGAQPLSGRLDLSGPQGAQLRTAIASVHRICPEFAPVQVLRRSGRSVLLVGTTGRSTAVAKCLLDHSPVWAERIRHEIAAYRTFVRQRPPVRVPRLIAADPDNCTLVIERMAGRVAALQRHPTETPPRADIRAALGAICRLNAWRPPAGTFDAPLDYAARIARYHELGLLTDRDLGDLQKLLHGIAASAGRQGMGQFCHGDALLSNILVSPAGPVLVDWEHAGWYLPGYDLATLWSVLGDAPVARRQISQIAQSEGPASRDAFLVNLMLVLTREIRTYETAVQRSMHDAAPTAPGAAHPGAAPSGEEQRLLLRRLHDDCQLARRAVRAAVGTR; encoded by the coding sequence ATGTACGCAGCATCGTCCTCCGTGTCCGCCCCTCCCCGGTCGCTGCACCCCCGCCCGGGCGGCGGCGGCCCCTACCTCGCCCCCCAGCGGACGGCGGCGCCCGTGCTCGGCGCGGGCGGTGTCCGCCGTCCCGCGGGACTCGGCGCCCAGCCGCTCAGCGGCCGGCTCGACCTGTCGGGCCCCCAGGGCGCGCAGTTGCGCACCGCGATCGCCTCGGTCCACCGGATCTGTCCGGAGTTCGCCCCGGTGCAGGTGCTGCGCCGCAGCGGACGCTCGGTGCTCCTGGTCGGCACGACCGGACGCAGCACGGCCGTCGCGAAGTGTTTACTGGACCACTCGCCCGTCTGGGCCGAGCGGATCCGGCACGAAATAGCGGCGTACCGCACGTTCGTCCGGCAGCGCCCCCCGGTGCGGGTGCCGAGACTGATCGCGGCGGACCCGGACAACTGCACCCTGGTGATCGAGCGGATGGCCGGACGGGTGGCGGCCCTCCAGCGGCACCCGACCGAGACCCCGCCGCGGGCGGACATCAGGGCGGCGCTCGGCGCGATCTGCCGGCTGAACGCCTGGCGGCCGCCGGCGGGCACCTTCGACGCGCCGCTGGACTACGCGGCCCGGATCGCCCGGTACCACGAGCTGGGTCTGCTCACCGACCGGGACCTGGGCGACCTCCAGAAGCTGCTGCACGGCATCGCGGCCTCCGCGGGCCGGCAGGGCATGGGCCAGTTCTGCCACGGCGACGCCCTCCTGTCGAACATCCTCGTCTCACCGGCCGGTCCAGTGCTGGTGGACTGGGAGCACGCGGGCTGGTACCTGCCGGGCTACGACCTGGCGACACTGTGGTCGGTCCTCGGTGACGCCCCCGTGGCGCGCCGTCAGATCAGCCAGATCGCCCAGTCGGAGGGACCGGCCTCGCGGGACGCCTTCCTGGTGAACCTGATGCTGGTGCTGACCCGGGAGATCCGCACCTACGAGACCGCCGTGCAGCGCTCGATGCACGACGCGGCCCCTACGGCCCCCGGGGCGGCCCACCCGGGTGCCGCGCCGTCCGGCGAGGAACAGCGGCTGCTGCTGCGGCGGCTGCACGACGACTGCCAGCTCGCCCGCCGGGCGGTGCGCGCGGCGGTCGGCACTCGCTGA
- a CDS encoding DNA-binding protein NsdB, with protein sequence MSGQPNTRLADLFGLAGWSKGELARLVNRQAAAMGHPQLSTDTSRVRRWIDMGEIPRDPVPRVLAALFTERLGRVVTIEDLGLVRHGRTGKRPGGGSVEHPDGVPWAPERTAAVLTEFTGMDLMLNRRGLVGAGAALAAGSALSSAMYEWLHTDPTLSADAPVLDNPLLPHADPAGFDRYEAAPIGTEEIEELERSVEVFRAWDAARGGGLQRKAVVGQLNEVGGMLAYHHPAHLQRRLWGVAANLAVLAGWMSHDVGLEPTAQKYFVIAAHAAREGGDRPRAGEALSRAARQMVHLGRPDEALDLMKLAQSGSGSQVLPRTRAMFHTIEAWAQASMGKGQAMRRTLGQAEDLFVSDRADAEPPSWMQTFKDEDLYGMQALAYRTLAEFEPQAAVHAQYYAEKALALRVDGRERSKIFDHLSMASACFIADDPEQADRYARLALMSMGSNSSRRTWDRLREMYRLTAEYASYPSISELREQIRQALPRPRGGRGGNTAQA encoded by the coding sequence GTGAGCGGACAACCCAACACCCGCCTTGCGGACCTGTTCGGCCTGGCCGGCTGGTCCAAGGGTGAACTCGCGAGGCTGGTCAACCGGCAGGCGGCGGCCATGGGCCACCCCCAGCTGTCGACCGACACCTCCCGGGTGCGGCGGTGGATCGACATGGGAGAGATCCCGCGCGATCCGGTGCCGCGGGTGCTGGCGGCCCTGTTCACCGAGCGTCTCGGCCGTGTCGTGACCATCGAGGACCTCGGTCTGGTCCGGCACGGGCGTACGGGGAAACGGCCGGGCGGCGGGAGCGTGGAGCATCCCGACGGCGTGCCGTGGGCGCCCGAACGGACTGCCGCGGTCCTCACCGAATTCACGGGAATGGACCTCATGCTCAACCGACGCGGCTTGGTGGGCGCGGGTGCCGCGCTCGCCGCGGGATCAGCACTCAGCAGCGCCATGTACGAATGGCTGCACACCGACCCCACCCTCTCCGCCGACGCTCCCGTCCTCGACAACCCCCTCCTCCCGCACGCCGACCCCGCTGGGTTCGACCGCTATGAGGCCGCCCCCATCGGGACGGAGGAGATCGAGGAACTGGAGCGCTCGGTCGAGGTGTTCCGAGCCTGGGACGCGGCCCGCGGAGGCGGGCTGCAGCGCAAGGCCGTCGTGGGACAGCTCAACGAGGTGGGCGGCATGCTCGCCTACCACCACCCTGCCCATCTCCAGCGGCGCCTGTGGGGCGTCGCTGCCAACCTCGCCGTCCTCGCCGGCTGGATGTCGCACGACGTCGGCCTCGAACCCACCGCCCAGAAGTACTTCGTCATCGCCGCCCATGCCGCGCGGGAGGGCGGCGACCGGCCCCGGGCGGGGGAGGCGCTCTCCCGCGCGGCCCGTCAGATGGTCCATCTCGGCCGGCCCGACGAAGCCCTGGACCTGATGAAGCTGGCCCAGTCCGGGTCCGGCAGCCAGGTGCTGCCGCGCACCCGGGCGATGTTCCACACCATCGAGGCCTGGGCGCAGGCGTCGATGGGCAAGGGGCAGGCCATGCGCCGCACGCTCGGCCAGGCGGAGGACCTGTTCGTCTCCGACCGGGCCGACGCGGAACCGCCGTCCTGGATGCAGACCTTCAAGGACGAGGATCTGTACGGCATGCAGGCCCTGGCCTATCGCACCCTGGCCGAGTTCGAGCCGCAGGCGGCCGTCCACGCCCAGTACTACGCGGAGAAGGCGCTGGCGCTCCGGGTCGACGGACGGGAGCGGTCGAAGATCTTCGACCATCTCTCCATGGCATCGGCCTGCTTCATCGCGGACGACCCCGAACAGGCGGACCGCTACGCCCGGCTCGCCCTGATGTCGATGGGGTCGAACTCCTCCCGCCGCACCTGGGACCGGCTGCGCGAGATGTACCGGCTCACCGCGGAGTACGCCAGCTACCCGAGCATCAGCGAACTGCGTGAACAGATCAGGCAGGCGCTGCCGAGGCCGAGGGGAGGGCGGGGTGGCAACACCGCCCAGGCGTGA
- a CDS encoding PP2C family protein-serine/threonine phosphatase — MPSHLSADRPAAQPPGRGSVDALISQTRRLKGDVDAVRRDTQGIDTGDPQGRWQRALYDLALHQLEDLDAHLAQLRDGSPPAPPAAPRDSLLSRVGSAEWNLLADDAVWSEELYGILGRDPATPALTLDELPSLVLDEDRPRLTAMVTDCLVDARPIDGEFRVVRPDGEVRTLHMMGEPVLDADGGTASMWAVLRDVSALRRSQTEVRDTRDSLHRQRARSEHRFAAELREAVLPNGRGPLRLPHRGPGTLDLAVRQVPAATGSLLGGDWYDALELPDGQALLSVGDLTGHGPAVTADTAMLLGALRGMAMAGAGPAQLMTWLNQLLDATVQPALAGALCCRYRPDTRTLTWAQAGHPTPLLFRDGTGRRLDAPDGVLLGATSGAAYGQAEATLEAGDLLLLHTTGLVPGDRTHRLLDLAPRFHEARTAQDCLRTVMEEFGESGRDDDACVLVARVTR, encoded by the coding sequence ATGCCGTCCCATCTGTCTGCGGACCGTCCCGCCGCCCAGCCGCCGGGACGCGGCTCGGTCGACGCGCTGATCTCGCAGACACGACGGCTCAAGGGCGACGTGGACGCCGTACGACGGGACACCCAGGGGATCGACACCGGGGATCCGCAGGGCCGTTGGCAGCGGGCGCTGTACGACCTGGCGCTGCATCAGCTCGAGGACCTCGACGCCCACCTGGCCCAGCTCCGGGACGGGTCCCCGCCGGCGCCCCCCGCCGCACCCCGGGACTCCCTGCTCAGCCGGGTCGGCAGCGCCGAGTGGAACCTGCTCGCGGACGACGCCGTCTGGTCCGAGGAGCTCTACGGCATCCTCGGCCGCGACCCGGCCACCCCCGCGCTCACCCTCGACGAACTGCCCTCCCTCGTCCTCGACGAGGACCGGCCGCGACTCACCGCGATGGTCACGGACTGCCTGGTGGACGCCCGGCCCATCGACGGCGAGTTCCGCGTGGTCCGCCCGGACGGCGAGGTGCGGACCCTGCACATGATGGGCGAGCCCGTGCTCGACGCCGACGGCGGCACCGCCTCGATGTGGGCCGTGCTGCGCGACGTCAGCGCACTGCGCCGGAGCCAGACCGAGGTGCGCGACACCCGTGACTCGCTGCACCGGCAGCGGGCGCGGAGCGAACACCGGTTCGCGGCCGAGTTGCGGGAGGCCGTCCTCCCGAACGGGCGCGGCCCGCTGCGGCTCCCGCACCGGGGCCCCGGAACCCTCGACCTCGCCGTCCGCCAGGTGCCCGCCGCGACCGGCTCGCTCCTCGGCGGGGACTGGTACGACGCCCTCGAACTCCCCGACGGGCAGGCGCTGTTGAGCGTCGGCGACCTCACCGGCCACGGCCCGGCCGTCACCGCGGACACCGCGATGCTGCTGGGCGCGCTGCGCGGGATGGCCATGGCCGGCGCCGGACCCGCCCAGCTCATGACCTGGCTCAACCAGTTACTCGACGCCACCGTCCAGCCGGCCCTGGCCGGCGCCCTGTGCTGCCGCTACCGGCCCGACACCCGCACCCTCACCTGGGCGCAGGCCGGACACCCCACCCCGCTGCTGTTCCGCGACGGGACGGGGCGCCGACTCGACGCACCCGACGGAGTCCTCCTGGGCGCCACCTCGGGCGCCGCCTACGGACAGGCCGAGGCGACCCTCGAAGCGGGCGACCTGCTTCTGCTGCACACCACCGGACTGGTGCCCGGCGACAGGACACACCGACTCCTGGACCTCGCCCCCCGCTTCCACGAGGCGCGCACCGCACAGGACTGCCTGCGGACGGTCATGGAGGAGTTCGGCGAGAGTGGGCGCGACGACGACGCCTGTGTGCTCGTCGCCCGCGTCACCCGGTGA
- a CDS encoding SsgA family sporulation/cell division regulator codes for MDITLEQPVRARLITAEDEELPVAATLRYASDDPFAVHVDFPAEVSLAEEAATWTFGRTLLEEGLRGPAGTGDVHLWPCGPARTVVELHSPFGMALLQFDTFALRRFLLRSYAVVPAGREDVGAAVDEGLQALLGNV; via the coding sequence ATGGACATCACCCTGGAACAGCCCGTCCGCGCGCGCCTGATCACCGCCGAGGACGAGGAACTGCCGGTCGCCGCGACGCTCCGCTACGCCTCCGACGACCCGTTCGCCGTGCACGTCGACTTCCCGGCGGAGGTCTCCCTCGCCGAAGAGGCCGCCACCTGGACCTTCGGCCGCACCCTCCTGGAGGAGGGGCTGCGAGGCCCCGCCGGCACCGGCGACGTGCACCTGTGGCCCTGCGGCCCGGCCCGCACCGTGGTGGAGCTTCACTCACCGTTCGGCATGGCCCTGCTCCAGTTCGACACCTTCGCCCTGCGCCGCTTCCTGCTGCGCAGCTACGCCGTGGTCCCGGCCGGACGGGAGGACGTCGGGGCCGCCGTCGACGAGGGTCTGCAGGCCCTGCTCGGCAATGTC